Proteins from a single region of Apium graveolens cultivar Ventura chromosome 7, ASM990537v1, whole genome shotgun sequence:
- the LOC141674543 gene encoding uncharacterized protein LOC141674543, whose amino-acid sequence MGKDFMWTSDCEEAFLTIKEQLGNPPMLVKPEEGERLILYLAVSEYSVSAVLVKEEGSHQLPVYYVSKMLLDAETRYTNMEKLVYAFILAGRKLRPYFQAHRIEIRTAYPLRYILHKPESSGRMLKWAIELGQFDVEYFPRTIIKGQSLADFILEFDSEVDNKAIVLAEPSLQENPPVDVREEFPHPWWILHVNGAVNNNGAGVGIILITPEGHHLMSAIHFKFYVTNNDAEYEALINGLKIALEVGVVNLIAQSDSELVVNQVKGGFQARGPRT is encoded by the coding sequence ATGGGGAAGGATTTCATGTGGACCTCGGATTGTGAAGAGGCTTTTCTGACAATCAAAGAGCAGTTGGGAAATCCTCCTATGCTGGTCAAGCCAGAAGAGGGGGAAAGATTGATTCTTTACTTAGCAGTTTCAGAATACTCCGTTAGCGCGGTGTTGGTGAAAGAGGAAGGGAGTCATCAATTGCCCGTGTACTACGTGAGCAAAATGTTGCTAGACGCAGAGACTAGATATACCAACATGGAAAAATTGGTGTACGCCTTTATCCTTGCGGGACGAAAGTTAAGGCCATACTTCCAAGCTCACCGGATAGAGATTCGCACCGCTTATCCTCTCCGGTATATTTTGCATAAACCAGAATCATCGGGAAGAATGTTAAAGTGGGCGATAGAGCTGGGACAATTTGATGTGGAATATTTCCCTCGTACAATAATCAAGGGACAATCATTAGCTGATTTCATACTTGAGTTTGACTCTGAAGTAGACAACAAGGCAATAGTGTTGGCAGAACCTTCCTTACAAGAAAATCCTCCTGTTGACGTGAGAGAAGAGTTCCCACACCCTTGGTGGATCTTACATGTTAATGGGGCTGTGAATAATAATGGAGCAGGCGTCGGGATTATCTTAATCACCCCGGAAGGGCATCATTTGATGAGTGCCATCCACTTCAAATTTTATGTCACtaacaatgatgctgagtatgaagcATTGATCAATGGTTTGAAAATAGCTCTGGAGGTGGGGGTTGTGAACTTGATTGCTCAGAGTGATTCTGAGTTAGTTGTAAACCAAGTCAAAGGAGGTTTCCAAGCCCGAGGACCTCGAACATAG
- the LOC141674544 gene encoding uncharacterized protein LOC141674544 produces MKTMFLTKFQAAVRYAPSVTTLANVRERENESLTSSFKRFNAEFTSVRGALDEALKSFLIAGIRLRSDFWKHLQGKDPATLADVFALAESFKAMEQSLEEVQPTSQASQRSKARKRDRSPSPRYRRSSRSPNRVNTTTTRREWSPPLSYDYRASRYMPLAASVEHIFEVNKNRGLFRKPEALSSWQSKDKKKYYEYHESSEHNTHECRQLKDEIEALIKEGYLGEWVVKEVWRHKDGDDRVKEEGGQVLQGLNNKTLEENKFIRDDNIRAIYGGDQGMECSNRALERYVREARFRLLTDIHRVETRPPKVFKGESMDITFRESDARWVHHPHNDTLVISIQIGTKNIHRAFIDNGSSANILYYNTFKKMGLHDRDML; encoded by the coding sequence ATGAAGACCATGTTCCTGACCAAGTTCCAAGCCGCCGTAAGGTATGCTCCCTCTGTTACAACTCTTGCCAATGTTAGAGAAAGGGAAAATGAAAGCTTGACATCCTCCTTTAAAAGATTCAACGCTGAGTTCACCAGCGTAAGAGGGGCTTTGGATGAAGCTTTGAAAAGCTTTTTGATAGCTGGGATAAGGCTCAGATCGGATTTCTGGAAGCATTTACAGGGAAAAGACCCAGCCACTCTAGCGGATGTCTTTGCTTTGGCAGAGTCATTTAAAGCCATGGAGCAGTCTCTGGAAGAGGTACAACCAACTTCGCAAGCAAGTCAGAGAAGCAAAGCAAGGAAGAGGGACAGATCTCCAAGCCCAAGATATAGAAGGAGTAGTCGAAGCCCAAATCGGGTAAATACCACGACCACAAGGAGGGAATGGAGCCCTCCCTTGAGCTATGACTACAGAGCAAGCAGGTATATGCCTTTAGCCGCGTCTGTTGAACATATCTTTGAGGTAAACAAAAATAGAGGGTTATTTAGAAAACCTGAGGCTCTGTCATCTTGGCAAAGTAAAGATAAGAAGAAATATTACGAATACCATGAGTCATCCGAACATAACACACATGAGTGTCGGCAACTGAAGGATGAGATTGAAGCACTTATCAAGGAAGGATATCTTGGTGAATGGGTGGTTAAGGAAGTATGGAGGCATAAGGATGGCGACGACAGAGTAAAGGAAGAAGGAGGCCAAGTCCTTCAAGGGTTGAATAATAAAACTTTGGAGGAAAATAAGTTCATCAGGGACGACAACATCCGAGCAATCTACGGAGGAGATCAGGGGATGGAATGCAGTAATAGAGCCTTGGAAAGGTATGTAAGGGAAGCCCGGTTCAGACTTCTAACCGATATTCATAGGGTGGAAACTCGACCACCCAAAGTATTTAAGGGCGAGTCCATGGACATCACCTTCAGAGAATCAGATGCCCGGTGGGTGCATCACCCCCACAATGATACACTGGTCATTTCCATCCAGATCGGGACCAAGAATATTCATAGAGCTTTTATAGACAATGGAAGCTCGGCAAACATCCTCTATTACAACACCTTTAAGAAGATGGGGCTACATGATCGGGACATGTTGTGA
- the LOC141674546 gene encoding oleosin Cor a 13-like, which yields MDQRKPMSQVHHGGSPQNSHQTVKFLAAATFGAALVALAGLTLTGTVLALVIATPVLVLFSPILVPAGITVFLVTAGFLFSGTCGVAAISLLSWIYNYVAGKHPPGSDHLDYARSRIANKARDMKERAQEYGNYVQQKATEATQHQTQA from the coding sequence ATGGATCAACGAAAGCCAATGAGCCAAGTTCACCATGGAGGATCACCTCAGAATTCACACCAAACTGTCAAGTTCTTGGCAGCTGCAACATTTGGAGCTGCATTAGTAGCCTTGGCCGGGTTAACCTTAACCGGGACAGTGCTAGCCCTTGTCATTGCCACCCCTGTTCTAGTTTTGTTTAGCCCTATCTTGGTCCCAGCTGGAATAACGGTGTTCTTGGTGACTGCTGGTTTCTTGTTTTCTGGTACGTGCGGGGTGGCAGCGATTTCGTTGTTGTCGTGGATATATAACTATGTCGCCGGGAAACATCCACCAGGGTCAGACCACTTGGACTATGCAAGGTCAAGAATTGCAAACAAGGCTAGGGACATGAAGGAGAGGGCTCAAGAATATGGAAATTATGTGCAACAAAAGGCTACAGAGGCTACACAACACCAAACCCAagcttaa